TATAAGTAGATAAACAGCTCAATAGGTACATATTAAAAATCACTGTTTGGTTTCAAAATTTACACCAAGAGATTCATATTGaatcatttaggcctatactttaattgtttttgtatgatatattcaattaatactttataaataaataatttcttttaattaataCAGGTTGagtattttttattcttattgTTTAATGATTTTGTTATGGTGACCGTGAGATGCGAGATTGGTTCCGAAATTACTACATCGAAACAGCTGTTTGGCAATGGCCACATTAGCAGACAAATTCATCAACGTTGAGTGTCTTCAATAACGTCAGTGAACGTTACTTCAAGGTTAAACCCAACGTTAACAATAACGTTTAACGGACGTCAAAAAAGGGTTCACGTTATTTGAATGTTATTTCTAAACATTCAAAATACGTAATGGTAATATTCAGCCAACATTTTGGTGAACGTTGGACTCAACGTTCTGTGAACGTTGTTCGAGGGTTAAAACTACGTTAGTCATAACGTTCAGCTGACGTCAAAAAGGGTCCACAACTTAATGTTATTTGAACGTtatttcaaaacattcaaaaaaCATAAACGGTAACATTCAACTAACGTTCGCTGAACGTTGACTGAACATTAAACTAACGTCAGTTTTGACGTTCTCCGGACGTCACAAAGGGTCCACATCTGAATGTTATTTGAACGTTatttcaaaacattaaaaaaacataaactgtAACATTCAACTAACGTTCGATGAACGTTGTGTAAAAGTTAAACTAACGTTAGTTATAACTTTCTCCATCACAAAGGGTCCACATCTGAATGTTATTTGAACGTTatttcaaaacattaaaaaaacataaactgtAACATTCAACTAACGTTCGCTGAACGTTGTTTAAAAGTTAAACTAACGTCAGTTATAACGTTCTCCGGACGTCACAAAGGGTCCACATCTGAATGTTATTTGAACGTtatttcaaaacattcaaaaaaCGTAACCGTAACATTTAGCTAACGTCATTTCAACGTTAAATTGTTAGCTGGGATGTAGACCCCTTGGCTCAAAATACGAActaattatcaaattaaatcTTACAACATTTTAAGACTTTTCTACTCGATGcgatatcattttattttaatttgaatctCCATTGGTCCTATTGgaaatatcttatttttatttaattaggCTAAtcgaaaatattttaatttcaacaaGGTCCGTACCTATTTTGTTAGATAGAATTCAatcagttttgttttaatatcaatACCCAACACAGAATTTCAAGATGATTGAAGTGAGATCGGTTTAGATTGTTTGACaatataaatgaataagaaaTTGACACAGGTACTGATATTTTGCAAAATCTGAACTTactataattatgtttataggCATGTACCTTGATTTGTGGGacgggtgaaaagttttactaATGACGTTATCTAACCAATGAAATACATTTGATTTGTAATTGATAAATCGATAAAATATTGTTCTATTGCCTCTTTGCTTGACGTTGGCTATCTTAATCatccttttcttttttttttttcttttttttagcaTGCTCCAaaaagtataattaataattgataatttgCATACAATATAGGCAGTACAAATACAACAATGATTTACTCGTGATTGCAACGTTCAAAGGTTGACATTGTTTTTGTCTCTCTGACTTTCATGAAGTTCGATTAGTTGTCGCTCGAAGTCCGTGCTTTAAGTTAGTCTTCATCATCAATTTTCACTGAACATAATACTATATTAATGTAAGTTACTTGatttatactattttttaacacatagtagacctaggcctaactagacatgtaactaaAATTAGATTGACCgacaaattaaatcaaaatgcGGTTTTAGCCTTGTCTACGTACACTGTCACTATGGGATGGAGAGGATAGTGAATCCCCTTGTTGAACTCATTAATCTCCTGCAACTCATTTCATCTTTTCTTCATTCTTTGATTTTTAAGATGATGTCAAGTAAATCTGATGCACCAGCCTATTCTGGTTATCCACCACCAACTACTGGAGTGTGGTCGAATAATCAAGGTCAAACTATATTCAACTCTACAAAAAGTCACACTGACAATGTGTAGCTTTTCCAAATCGACAAGTTTAAAGAAACACCAAGAAATTATCAGCCAACGGATAATATCTGGAATTCAAGAAATGAGGTTATACATGCAATGGATTATCAACAGGTGTGTGGTAATAGCATTAGTATTGCATCACAGCACTTACGCGCGCGTAAATTATAAAGTTTGAACGCACATGTAAAAGTATGTCTGTGTAGTTCATGAAGTTAAGGCATCATGTCtgtttatttggtttttttagGTTCAATTTGAAGATGTCATGAAACAACCAAATTCTCCACTCAGAATTCCAGGATTAAATACATTCTTTTCTCTAGCCTTTACTTATACTCAGGTAAGAGAAAACGCCATTAATATCGTGGGCTTCCATAGATTTCAATTAAGAAAACTTTCGCAAACATCATATGTTATCATTTTAGGCCTATCGATATCAATGCAATTTTCAAAAGAAAACAGATTTTTCGTAAAATATGACAATAATGGTCGAATAGTCAAAACATGAACAACAGAACCCAAGTATCTACGCCTGGATAATCCCTAAAATTTTGAGAATATCAACTTGTTTCCAACGGGGTTCAAATAGATAACTGGGAGTCAAAGATTAACGCTGACGgtggcaaacacaattattagaagggcatttttgtttatgtagaaccagtgggaaccaagctttacataaAATGATAATGCAAATCATTTCATTCTTAGGCCTACACATACTTTGCTCTTgatttaataaacaatatttttatttttaggctGCTATATACACAATACTAACTCTGATAACTGGAATCATCTTCACGGTAGTCTGGGGCATAGTCTTCGCCGTCACCTCTTACGTCACTATTTGGGTATTAAAACCTGTACTACGACTCATTTTAGATCTTGTAACTCCAATTGGTGCGATTAACCGATTTTTTGTGCGCACGTTCCTAGATCCAATGTTCGGGTCAATTGGCCAGATGTTTGCCTACTTACGTGGTCAATTTGGTTTGAACGTTAGTGGCATTTCACGAGAACAAACTAGGGCGTCTGTTCAGAATGTTTAAGTAAGCCAATCAAACATCTTGTCTTGGTTTAAGAAACCAATTGAAATTTTGCGTGAATCCGCCTTAACTATCCAATGTATAACTATGTAATATTTAATGAACCAGCCTGGATGAGCAAAAACCAAACAGTTTTGAACTCTCAGTAAAACGTATGGCCAACAAATTAATTACCAACATGCCGAATTGTTatatcatatataaattaatattattaatacaaatatcatctttattgttctaaatttgggaaaatcaatcaatttatttgtaCAATTTACTTGACATGAAATTTGGTATTAAAACAGTAAGacgtaaaaaatacaatacaaaataaaaattaatgttgATCTTTGATGTGTTTGTTTTGCTTTAATTCCTTAAGAAGgaaacaaattgtaaattatGGGAAgtgttaagccttgtctacattatcaatatggacatgatgatgtcatatcactatcatgtttgggcatatcaataaccgtatttgggcacatcactaccgtatttgggcacatcactaccgtatttgggcatatcaataaccgtatttaggcacatcactaccatatttgaaagAAAGGAAAATAATTCAGTCCTCCCAAAATCTCCCAATTTGTTCTTCAGATATTTATCGTGAGAAAAAGAGAAtagaaaaattatttcaaaagtgaAATAATGAGTTGGCATCGTATTTTCTACCCATGTTTACTACAATGCAATTTAGGCCCATTTATAGGGCGATAATGATCAACGATAAATAGATACATATTTTTCATACTTGaaacaaaatcaattatttattatttattttattcatctatgctgcctttgatgaaaataataatttcacacgtccaatcaaatgacgtcatctttagtaagagcaataatcgTGACAATATACAACgatataattgtttttactgATCAAGACGtcatttaattgaattttttttttaaatttcaattttatcaaagacagctttcttttgttttatgcaaGGAAAacgtatgtttatttatttatcgtcATCGCTATTGCTCTAGTGTAAATAGGCCTTtagttttatgtatttttttctagCGTCCTCTATAGTTTTGAGTTTTTCGAATACGCTAGTTCAAATGCTAATAGTTATAACACAGTAACAGTAGCTGGAACCATTCATatgcaaaaatattatttagtaaTTAGCCTTAGCCAGAATTTAAGTAATTAAATTAGGTGCGGCATGGTTGTTTTTAGAGGCCTCATGTGTGCGTGTGACGTGTCTGTGTGATGGAAAATCTAGAAACTTCTCCCCCCcccgcccccccccccaatcATATAATATTATGCGTACTACTGCGCATGTGCATGTGTTTTGCGTGAGTTTTTTTTCACGAAGTTGCGGCGTTTGATTTTTTAGACTGATTAAAATAGTTGGTAAGAATTGTTGGAAACAAATAAATTTGTTCTTCCTGACGTAATTAATGTAAactataatatttttgtattataatcaTGCTATTTTTGGCTTTTAATAATAAGGgtagtcattttaaaatcaGCTGTCTGGTGTCATGAATGAAGGCTTACCTgctctataataataatatgtttctCTAGTCTATGCATGACCGCGGGAGGCTTTACCTATTTTCAGTGGTCGTTTCGCCCCGTTTATTTTGTTATCACTTGTAGCCGACGGTTCTGTAGCTATGCCTAATGGAAAATAATTAAACCTTTACGTTTTTTTGTTGTAGTAACCTTCGTAATTTACAAGCAATATGGGAGTAACAGTGGAAACAATCAAACCTGGTGATGGTAAGTATTTCACAAATTAGTGAAAGATTCAAACTAGCCTAGTTTTAGGCCTATtctatttaattacattttcgtTCGAAGTAAATTCAAATCTTCTATAATAATAGacagtatatataaaagtaATTAAGCTGCTTTGTCCAGAAacttaatgttttattttttttttgtattctttGTGGTtcaccaccacctttattcattcaatgtttcattacatattttaatttttaaacattttctatcttttttcattattttatgttttccCTCATTGATATATCACAATTTTAACCTTTACTTTTGTACCATAGTAAACATTAGCATTcatttttagtatttttgttttctaaatttactaaacattaatagtaatacaaagtatactttttttaattgttaaatcctctatttacaataaccaattgtagattaagtaaaatacttaTATAACTATCTACATACATTAAATgcattgtttaaagatgtattgtcccttgaaacacaaaaaatgaaggtcaaaatattctaaatttaaattggcgaTATCaaagtaccgtatatttcggtgtataagacgcacttttgacacgcaaatttgacctctaaattttgggtgcgtcttatacaccggtAACTTCCTCACGCACCCTTAAAAAGCTAGTTAACAGTGTACAGTAGCTAGCTAGGAGGCCTACCTACCTAACCTAGCCTATTAAAAATAGTGTACTActctgcaatgtaggcctagctagttactcCTGTCGAATCACGGTTGATCACCACATTGTggtaacaagtttattgaatttttaattaAGGTATAAATTGTCATCCCCGactgtaataattaatatttacagtacttgCATGAGATATTCTATCCAGGCCAAGTACTCTCTGAACTCGCAGGTGTGTATTCATCACACAGCACAACATAtttatggaagagtccattaattatggTGGTGTCAAATTTTAATTACACAAAAACTATTTCCCTTGATCAAGgtggtttattttattacatctctatgtcaacaatccaataaatttaaaatcatgTAGGCGATAGTTCGTAGGTCAAGCGATATCTAAAAGAGcgtgttgttattgtgttaagtaGCTTCCCCTAATCTCATAATGTATATGGCCAACAGTGCTGGGCCAGGCAAGGAGGAGCACATGGTTAGTGCTCTCCTTACTGTAAATGCATGCATGCATAGGAAAGAttttcatatactgtacatgataTTCCTGCTTCATTTTCAGCCCAAAAACTGAACATCGTTTAGATTGATTTTATATAATGGtcatacacacaataagaaggtatatatttaaataatatgaaattaaagttacttaaatagaCATAGGCTAGCCCTACCCACACAGTGCATCGTAACTGAACAAATATGGGGATTTCTCTTTTCACTGAACGTTCAGTTGAGACTGATTACGATGTAATATtaaggcaatcaaacaaaattatatcatttgattcaataaatatgtctcaaatttcattgttttatatgtaaaataccattgttttgattgtaaaatgttaaaatttcggcctagaaataagtgcgtcttatacattgactacataaaaaatactaatatttcagtctccgttatgggt
This is a stretch of genomic DNA from Antedon mediterranea chromosome 3, ecAntMedi1.1, whole genome shotgun sequence. It encodes these proteins:
- the LOC140044285 gene encoding caveolin-1-like; amino-acid sequence: MSSKSDAPAYSGYPPPTTGVQFEDVMKQPNSPLRIPGLNTFFSLAFTYTQAAIYTILTLITGIIFTVVWGIVFAVTSYVTIWVLKPVLRLILDLVTPIGAINRFFVRTFLDPMFGSIGQMFAYLRGQFGLNVSGISREQTRASVQNV